tcttgtgaccaaacaaaaaaatagaactcatttttacgaatatattcCCGCTAAGTCTTCTGAGATTctgttaagtcttctggacgacgtccacggaagtcgtctggtatagttgattttaaaaataatttataaattttgtaaaaaatattttgataagcaaaaaattaaaatcatgtaattataaatagttttaagtgatataaattaagatataataaaattgaattgttttcaacatagatgagtgagagtaatgaatcatgatattctttggtctagggtttggcaacatatgttgtagtattgtatgtattcttagggttagattttggaaagcttaaatatttttttgaaaaaaattaattttttatctgCATGtgattatttctgtgtatagtaaatatttttaagtttaatttgattttatgaagtgtttagttagttaatttagtttaggggttatgtttagggtctagacaactaacatataagtcgtctgataagtattctaactcccgctaaaaatattttagttttccgctaaaaatattttagttctccgctaaaaatattgaagtcttctgggcgatttacaagtaagtcgtctagtaagtcttatgatcgaaaatatttaaccttattggaatttttgtctccatatataaaaaaaaattacacattcacttcctcctctcaaatggctgcaacaaaaatgatatgttcctcattctaaaactcttcaacctctttctaatctctttgaacttataaacaccaaactttatatcaatttattgttttgtctcatgtctttctcaataGTTTgtcttgttttgcaggtttatcatcacatggttctcatcttccactcatttaaaggtagatttattaattttagatatgtatttttgtgtgttctataaaggtatatatatctaatattccattcattttctctgttttaagccatttgaacgtttttggagatgcatgtttttcagatctgaattTGGATATGCATGTTTTCCAGATCTAGAAGACTTCTgggctagaagacttccagacgacttcaagaagtcttccagacgacttccaggaagtcttctgacggaaTCTTCTCTCATGTCTCcatttcataatagatctgagcgttttggtaagtccttatgttgattttttttttcatttggtaaCCTTTTGTtgcaaaaaaatcatatttttttcaaactaaaactctccaaacccactctaatctatttgatttgaaaacactaaactttatatgaatttttcatttttgtctcatgtctttctcactaatctatttttttttgttgcaggttTTAAACaaatggttctcatcttccaattggatatgtactttgtgtgttctataaaagtatgtctatctaattttccactcattttctctgtttttaaaccATCTGAACGtttttttgatatgatatgcAAGTTTTACAGATATgggtttgatatacatgtttttcagatctggatcagactttggaagaccTATGGGAAGTCTTCTCGAAAGTCTTCTAAAATGTAATGCGCTAAAAAACTTCCATGAAGTTTTCCAGACGAgacgacttctaggaagtcttctgacgaggtcttcttccatatcaagtggagtctaagcttgtctttgtagaggaatgatctataatagttttgtttgtggcatgttttgtgatttgcatgtgtactcctttagttgtgacattttttgtaaatttgaaaagatattaatgaaaaagtttggtaaatatgttcattttccacgacattatcttgccaaaattacttgacataattgaagttattgatacaacctcgatagcaaaacacaataacacaagaaattaatcaaatttattacaactaaggaagaagaattctcaagaaaacttagtcaaattcacaaaagataaaacGTTACATAAGTTTAAAGCTAGAAACACTTTCAttagatacataagtaaaaAGTATGTCTTATGATCTGAGAAGACAGATTAaaccatgttacttgatattcttgaagttacttaacacttttaaaaattaaataaacatatcttaaagttacttaacaaattaacaaaaactaatgtaaaagacttccacggaagtcttctcaattagctagaaACTTTACTAAGCATGAATGTTGATAACCTTATAAATATatccaattaagttataaatttcattcagtagccccaatattgactaataaatatgaattaacaaaaaaagttaaaaaatctttatagttttagaaaaaatgaaagtttattaaacattgacgcatacgacttccacggaggtcgtctggtagacttctaggaggtcgtctggtagacttctagaaagtcgtccatttaggttagttttgcaattgatttttaacatagacgacttacatggaagtcgtccatctttgtttgttaaaaaaaaattcaagacgACTTCTATGTAAGTTGTCTAGAGAAAatgagttagttttgcatttgaccggattgtgttagaaatttgacttttcgtggacgacttacatgtaaaaaattaaaaaatcaatattttgttatacctagataactttcatgtaagtcgtctcaagttagttttgcaattaaaaaataaaacaaaaaaaatattttttctagacgacttacacaaaagtcgtccgtccgacgacttacatggaagtcgtccaagataagcaaTGTTtaaccagaatctcggaataaaatcatgtACGACTTTGgtgttttctcttcttcccaTTTTATCTTACAACATGTAAAAAAATTtcgaacatttttatttttgtactcTTTTCTTCGTCGCTTTATCTATCAATATATTCATTCTTATAAGGGAAATACCCTAGGATAACACTAAAAAAGTttctatcacaaatataaactctaagaatcaaaatgaccaaaatgtttcattaaagaggtaaatatacacttatacccctagggttaactaatccaaaccttagagtttagagttaaggggtggggatttgagtttgaggtttaaaattttaaaatagaaaataaatattaaaattttgaaaataaaaattttaaaaatagtttcaaaaagtattttcgaattacaaaaagaaaatttgaaaaaaaattcaaaaaaattcaaaaaaaaaaattcaaaaaaagaaaaatttataaaaaagtttgaacttgaaaacatataatctaaaactataaaaaaaaattatttttttattattttttgttttttttacatatcTAGGATATTAATAtccttttacctattaaataaaacattttggtcattttcctctttgtggtgtatttttgtgaccaaaacttgaaaattatgtatttatatgagACTTGCTCTTCTTATAATAAACCCAACTAAATCAAATATGCATTGAATGTTAGAAACTATATTTGATGTACAACCACTAGAAGAATAATCGTTCAAATATAAATTGGGGTTTTCAACAAAATCATACATCTATTCTAACGGTTCTAATAGTTTTGGTTAATTTTATGGGTCAACACAAATCTGTTTTAGAAACAACATGGGTTCAACTTAGTAAAGAAGTCACGATTGAACTGATCTAATTAGTCGGTTCAGTTATTAAAACATTCAATATGTTTGATTAAATATCTAAGAACAATATACTAACACAAtgcaaacaaaactaaaaaccatAATGAAtcttaatttgatttttaaaaataaaaataatacccGTGCAACTCTAGTTACAATTAATTCGGATATCTATTCAGCTTTTGATttgcttttgaatttttttaattctaaagatAAAAGATCCGTTTGGATAATTGATATGATGAATTCGAACCAAACTTCATTTCGATTTGGTTCAGTTCGGTTATTCGAATTCGGAAAAATATGACTAGACCTAAGAGAAAGGATAAAACCTTCTCGGTGTAATAGAAGGTTTTTGAAATCTTGGTCAACTTCCCAAAATACCCTTGTTCAGTTTTTcgtttctgtttcttcttcttcagacagaaactcaaaaccaaaaaaaaaagaaaaagaaaaatcaattttgTGTTCATCTTTTCTCTCCTCTTTATGTACGATGTGTTACGGTCACAATCAATCGTTTTCACGCAACACCCTCCGTAGCCGATCCCACGACGGAGAAAACGAAGATTCGTTGGTGGTCGACGATCTTCGTGACCGGCTCGCGGAAACAGAGGCGCGGCTGCGACGAGCCAGAGCGAGAGAAGCGGAGCTCAGCCGTCGGTTAGAGCAGATGAAGAGATTCGTTTCCGTCATGGAGATCATGGAGGCTTTCTTAGAACGGAGATTCCAAGAGCAGAAAGATCGAATCGATCGCCTCTTCTCAACCAAATGAAGTATctttcgtcttcttcctctcctctgTTTGTTTGTTCTGTTGCTATGAATCTCTTCCTCACTTAAAAACTCTCTCTTGTTGTTTGTGTTTTGATAAtatcaattaattaaattacaaagttagaaacttttttttttagttgttgttgtgttgtgtgtatACAAAAGTAGAAACTCAGGAGGAAGCTTGTGCTGCTTTTTTGCTATGCCAATCTTGAATGAGAGCACGAAGAGTATGGTTCGGTGTCAGAACTTGATAATCCAGTCTCAGATTCGTCATAGGAGATGTGTCATGTCCCATGCTTAGCCACTCCTCTATTGCCTCAAGCTCATACGAGAACCCATCTGCTGCAATATGTGGATTCTTCATCACTTCCTGAAGTATAGGACATATGAAAACACTCGGTATATCATTCGGATCTGCTTCATCGTTCTTTGAGTTAGTTGCTTCCTCGTATCCTCCTTTGGTTCTAAACTCATTAGCTTTCTCCATTATCTTACCAAGCTCCTCCATGATCTCTTTCGTCGAAAACTCCATGTTCCCTCCTCTGTTAACCGAAGAGCACTTCACCGCAAGTGCACCGAACTCCTTAGCTAACTCCAACGGCCACTTACCAGCTGTCTGGTCCAAATCCCTGAGAATACTCGCCTGGTTCATCGACATCGCCTTAAGCAAACCGGGCCAGTTTCTCCCGGTTAAAAGATGAAGTAGCAATACTCCGAAAGCCATCACATCAGGCTTTGTATCAGACTGGTCACTATGCATTGCAAGTCCAAAACCTGTTATTTTAGCTACAAGGTTACGGTCCAAGAGGATCTTGGACGGCGTGAGGCGACCGTGGACTATCGGTTTCGGCTTAACGGAATGTAAGAACCCCAGTCCAGAGCAAACCTGGTGAGCTATACGGATCCTATCGTGCCATTTAAGTATCTTGCTTCTTCTTGATTTCCTCTGCGATGTGAATAGATTGTCCCTCAAGTTCCCACTATGCATATACTCGAAGAGTATGCACTTAGGCCTCTCTGGAGAGTATCCAGCTATTGCTACCAAGttaggatgtctaatctcattCAAAAGCTTCACCTTTGCTGCAAACTCCTCATCCGATAAACGGTCGCCGATCACTTTCACAGCCATGGTTGTGTGTTTGATCCTCCCTCGGTACACGTTCGTCCAGTTGCCGCCAGATTTTAacctcaaacgatcagagtaaCTCTCTGTGGCCAGTCTTATATCCTCTGCAACGTACTCTCTATACCCACACTTCACTTCATCTGCAGCAAACCCTGTAGCCTCTTTCTCTTTGCAAAACTCAATCCTACGGTTGAACACATCTCTTTGGTTCCTAAGTTTCTCGATCTCCATTATCATCTCTCCTTTCTCTAACGCGACCCTCTCCAGCTCAGCTTCTGTTTGTAGTTTAGCTTCCCTCATTGTCTCAACCTTGCTTGAGAGCTCCTCTCGAAGCTCCCCAAGAGAAACTAGCTTTGCTTTTCCTTTTTCAATGTCGTTCTTTGTTTGTTCAATGCATTCTCTGTCTGAATCTAGTGTCCCTTGAAGCTTCTCTCGTCTCTCGCTTTCTTCTTTGATCCCAGCTTCAAGCTCTTCAATCTAGTTTCAAACCAACCAACAAAAAGTTTTAGGACACGGAATGACAACATGCAGGTTTTAATAGTAACAAAACATATAGATACATaggtatatataaagatttttgttactattaactGCCGTTATAAACATTCTCGAAATTTTAAAGTTCTTGTTTTAAGTGTCAGTTTACTCACTCTGCAGTTGCATAAAGAGATAGCCCATTCAGCTTTGTCTGATCTCTCAGCGTTGACTTTGACTTCTCTCATGTTTCCATCTATCATCAGCTTAGCTTCATTCACCTTTCTTCTCACATACTCTAACTTCTCTCCTACATTCTGACATTTTCAACACATGAAAAATgcaattaaaattatttaagaaaaacgAATAAAAAAAAGGTATATTCTTTTACCAAATGTTGCAGCACGTCTAGTGCCACCTCCTCACCACCATcttcatcctcttcttcttggaCATTGTCTTCATCGTCTTCGTCAAGATTCAAACTCAACAGTTGCTGGAAATAAATCTCCATCTCCTGCAAGTTCTTATCCCATGGACTTCCACTAGCCGCTGGATCATCACTGCCGTTAGATGAACGGTCTAGGTTTCTCCCCGGATCATGGAACATTTTACCAATCCAGCTTCTAATATTGTTGTTGGCATCGTTCTCTCTCTTTAGCAAAACCATTTTGCCTCCACAGATTATATAAAACTCGCAAAAATCCGGTTTATTCTGATATATGTGGAACGATCCGCTTATCGCACTCTTCGATTTCCTGAgtttcataaaacaaaaaaaaagtcgcatttttttaaaatggatttttttttctaaggtTAAAGTTGGGAACTTTAAACGTGTTTAAGAAGTTAccaagatgaagaagatctcATGAAAGTGATTCCCATGACGAGTTTTGTGATTCGGAGCTTTGTGATCAGATCTAAGATTAGTACTTGGATTGAATCATCTTCCTTCTCCACCTTGTGTAACTCTGCTTTCACCTGTAACTGTTATTTAACAAAACAgcataagaaaattaaaaaactgaGTACGTTGCCCTGAATATAATAACGGAATTAACAGAaaaacctttttacaaaaagtAACGTATTTAGACAACAACTTGTTGATCTTTTGGTCCTCGTACTTTCTCAGTACTTGAAGCTTCTCCTCGCTCACAGAACTCGCTGGAAGCTTCCCAACTATGATAATGATGTAAATTGGGGGTTTATATgattgaaaagaaaaagtaagagGTGCGAATTGAGAAGGAAGAGATTGTACAAGGGGTGTAGACGAAATCTTGAGAAATGCTGCAGAGGTGGAGAAGAACGATGGAGATTGGTATGTTGTTCCATTTCTTTAAAGCCCAGTCGATCGTCTTGAAACCTTCTTGTAAATCGTTTCCTACGGCTATGTACACTTTCTCCACCGTCGTTGAtccttttgcttcttcttccaaTACCTGATTCTGAACTtcttccatctttttttttgttttttgttttttcttgtgaGTGTTTTGTATCTGATGAATGGTTTTCGAAGACAGAGTTTCGATCTGGTTTTTTTATGTAATTGTATCTTGAGAGAGAAAGATTTTTGACTTTTCGTATTTTTGTTAAGTTGACTATTGGAAACAgcctgaaaatttcaaaaaagatATACACACAACATGACGTGCTACCATGTAACATCGTGGTGACCAAAGCATCAGCTAGATTAAAGATTCATAATTTGTGTGTATGATATATGTCAGGTAAGAGTCTTGTCCTGAGCACAGAAGCTTTGAAAAGGCCCACCAGGTTCAGTCTTCAACTCGTTATGACTTTTAAAGGCCATTAGAGCTCCTTTTGATTTAACGGAGTCCCCATTCGTAGCCTAAAGTTCATAAACATCCTTTGAGATTGTAAAATCTGTATTAGGTTTTGTAAGTAGGTCAGTGAAGAATAAATATAGAATATACATCACACATCTAAAACATGtgcattttataaaatatgtggAAGAAATATAACTGACGGTATAACAACAAATTccttacacatatatattagcAAATGTATATTTCTGACACAATAACATTTAGACTTGTTAATCATAGATACTTTATCAGATGAATGCGTAATCATGACAATGTCATGGTGTTCTTTTTGTTAAAAAGAACATGTCATATTCGTTAGAATAATAATAAACCGgtgaatattttaatttactggggtaactttaattttaaactaaatacAGCTATTTACAGCTTGCAGTGTCGCGTTTTCTTTAATCGCATGGCTGTAATGTTTGACTAATCAATCACACTCCACGTATTCTTTGTGAAATTGTGTGTGATTGTTtagttgttttttctttcttaagtATATGTTCTCCTGTTTTCTCACTGTTAAGTTAACTCGTTTCTGAAAATCATTCGTATTGTATTGTAGTTTAATGTAAAGCATTGTTTGAGGTGTGCAGTGTGCTAGCACTGTCACCCCCAAGTGGTTTGTTACGATACAGCCACGAACTGTAGGCGTGTAGCATTGTTTGAAGTTTATACCATTTGCATGTGTGTTTACCAgagtattctaaatatttttttgtgttctcAGACACAATAATATTGGTTCTGATATCATGTCATAATAGTTAATTCATAGTCATATACCAAAATCAAGCATGGATCGTAAAATTCGATATTAACAACACAACATAGTGATTTATTCACAGGAAATAGAGAATATGAGACTA
This genomic interval from Brassica napus cultivar Da-Ae chromosome A6, Da-Ae, whole genome shotgun sequence contains the following:
- the LOC111210845 gene encoding protein SKIP34-like, which produces MCYGHNQSFSRNTLRSRSHDGENEDSLVVDDLRDRLAETEARLRRARAREAELSRRLEQMKRFVSVMEIMEAFLERRFQEQKDRIDRLFSTK
- the LOC106431866 gene encoding putative U-box domain-containing protein 50, encoding MEEVQNQVLEEEAKGSTTVEKVYIAVGNDLQEGFKTIDWALKKWNNIPISIVLLHLCSISQDFVYTPFGKLPASSVSEEKLQVLRKYEDQKINKLLSKYVTFCKKLQVKAELHKVEKEDDSIQVLILDLITKLRITKLVMGITFMRSSSSWKSKSAISGSFHIYQNKPDFCEFYIICGGKMVLLKRENDANNNIRSWIGKMFHDPGRNLDRSSNGSDDPAASGSPWDKNLQEMEIYFQQLLSLNLDEDDEDNVQEEEDEDGGEEVALDVLQHLNVGEKLEYVRRKVNEAKLMIDGNMREVKVNAERSDKAEWAISLCNCRIEELEAGIKEESERREKLQGTLDSDRECIEQTKNDIEKGKAKLVSLGELREELSSKVETMREAKLQTEAELERVALEKGEMIMEIEKLRNQRDVFNRRIEFCKEKEATGFAADEVKCGYREYVAEDIRLATESYSDRLRLKSGGNWTNVYRGRIKHTTMAVKVIGDRLSDEEFAAKVKLLNEIRHPNLVAIAGYSPERPKCILFEYMHSGNLRDNLFTSQRKSRRSKILKWHDRIRIAHQVCSGLGFLHSVKPKPIVHGRLTPSKILLDRNLVAKITGFGLAMHSDQSDTKPDVMAFGVLLLHLLTGRNWPGLLKAMSMNQASILRDLDQTAGKWPLELAKEFGALAVKCSSVNRGGNMEFSTKEIMEELGKIMEKANEFRTKGGYEEATNSKNDEADPNDIPSVFICPILQEVMKNPHIAADGFSYELEAIEEWLSMGHDTSPMTNLRLDYQVLTPNHTLRALIQDWHSKKAAQASS